A window of the Aquarana catesbeiana isolate 2022-GZ linkage group LG05, ASM4218655v1, whole genome shotgun sequence genome harbors these coding sequences:
- the LOC141144949 gene encoding zinc finger BED domain-containing protein 4-like: protein MKKAFTTCFPGQLDEDDDLDDSDIWNDLSVEEQEMFDNYLSAKTQTRLQCFAHMLQLVIGDGLKETKLVNAALAKASRLSSLLHTSTSFKEKFEEEFGQRGIPASVTTRWNSTLRQLKSVVSCDQLKLTRMLEDGGHKETVFTAREWNQIKELVDVLQPFGEATDLSQGEKLVTISAVVPCILSLNHHLENHKESVRYLGGLIRSLQESLQRRFEGIFVNVRMADEQNDVATLPLSDPLYLKAALLDPSFGTMWLTHDVLATENVKEAVSAMIKNLILKEDCKPTPTTTDEDEQMPVAESDSQSGLFTAYCKKQKRDSCSSPQIQLNQYLDICDGQSCLQFWAMNRHMLPLFVQGSGKSNVSPCIKRTC from the exons atgaaaaaagcattcactacatgttttccaggacagctagatgaagacgatgaccttgatgattcagacatttggaatgacctgtcagtggaagaacaggagatgtttgacaattatttgagtgcaaaaacccagactagacttcaatgttttgcacacatgcttcaattggtaataggtgatggacttaaagagactaaattagtcaatgcagctctcgccaaagcttccaggttgagctccttgttacacacaagcacctctttcaaggaaaaatttgaggaggagtttggacagcgtggaatccctgcctctgttaccacacgctggaattccacactgaggcaattgaaatcagtggtcagctgtgaccagctgaaactgactagaatgcttgaagatgggggacacaaagagactgtattcacagctagagagtggaatcagattaaggaacttgtggatgtccttcaaccttttggagaagccacagacctctcacagggagaaaaacttgtgacaataagtgctgttgtaccctgtatcctttctctgaatcaccacttggaaaatcataaagagagcgtgcgctaccttggtggcttgatccgtagcctgcaagaatcactccaaagacgattcgaagggatctttgtcaatgtgaggatggcagatgaacagaatgatgtagcaaccttacccttatctgaccctctatacctaaaagctgctctgctggatccttcatttggcaccatgtggttgacccatgatgttttggctaccgaaaatgtcaaggaggctgtgtctgcgatgataaaaa acttgattctcaaagaggactgcaagcccaccccaacaaccaccgatgaagacgagcaaatgccagtggcagagtcagatagtcaatctgggctgttcacagcatactgcaaaaaacagaagagagattcatgttccagtccccaaatacagctgaaccagtatttagacatttgtgatggacagagctgccttcagttttgggccatgaacaggcacatgctccccctctttgttcagggtagcggtaagagtaatgtcagtccctgcatcaagcgcacctgttga